One part of the Vibrio hyugaensis genome encodes these proteins:
- a CDS encoding YqaE/Pmp3 family membrane protein, producing the protein MDTNKLILILLCIFLPPVAVYMEKGLEKDFFINLILTFFFFLPGTIHALWLTMK; encoded by the coding sequence ATGGATACTAACAAACTGATTCTAATTCTACTTTGTATCTTCCTTCCACCAGTGGCGGTTTACATGGAAAAAGGTCTAGAAAAAGACTTCTTCATCAACCTGATCCTTACTTTCTTCTTCTTCCTACCAGGTACGATTCATGCTCTTTGGTTGACGATGAAGTAA
- the pyrC gene encoding dihydroorotase: MTTLTITRPDDWHVHLRDGEVLKDTVRDISRYNGRALIMPNTVPPVTNTDMALAYRDRILAEQHGEQFEPLMALYLTDNTTPDEIRKAKASGHIVAAKLYPAGATTNSDSGVTDAKNIYHVFEAMEEVGMLLLVHGEVTHNHVDIFDREKEFLDTVLAPIVNDFPNLKIVLEHITTADAANFVNNASDNVAATITAHHLLFNRNHMLVGGIKPHFYCLPILKRNTHQQALIEAATSGSKKFFLGTDSAPHAKGAKESACGCAGSYTAHAALELYAEVFENEGKLENLEAFASLNGPDFYGIARNTDTVTLEKAAWDVPETMPFGSDIVVPIRANEKIEWEVK, from the coding sequence ATGACAACACTGACTATTACACGTCCTGACGACTGGCACGTTCACTTACGCGATGGTGAAGTTCTAAAAGATACCGTTCGCGATATTAGCCGTTATAACGGTCGTGCACTGATCATGCCAAACACCGTCCCACCTGTTACCAATACTGACATGGCGCTAGCCTACCGTGATCGTATTCTTGCTGAGCAACACGGCGAGCAGTTCGAACCACTTATGGCGCTTTACCTGACAGACAACACAACGCCTGACGAAATCCGCAAAGCAAAGGCCAGCGGTCACATCGTTGCTGCTAAGCTATATCCAGCAGGCGCAACGACGAACTCAGACTCAGGTGTAACAGACGCAAAAAATATCTACCATGTATTCGAAGCGATGGAAGAAGTTGGCATGCTTCTTTTGGTTCACGGAGAAGTAACACACAATCACGTTGATATCTTCGACCGTGAGAAGGAATTCCTTGATACGGTTCTTGCTCCTATCGTCAACGACTTCCCTAACCTAAAAATCGTTCTTGAGCACATCACGACTGCGGATGCGGCTAATTTCGTAAACAACGCTTCTGACAACGTTGCAGCAACTATCACCGCTCACCACCTGCTGTTCAACCGTAACCACATGCTAGTCGGCGGCATTAAGCCACACTTCTACTGCCTGCCAATTCTTAAACGTAATACCCACCAACAAGCGCTTATAGAAGCAGCAACAAGCGGCAGCAAGAAATTCTTCCTAGGTACGGATTCAGCACCACACGCAAAAGGCGCAAAAGAGTCGGCTTGTGGTTGCGCAGGGTCTTACACTGCACACGCAGCACTAGAACTTTACGCAGAAGTCTTTGAGAATGAAGGCAAGCTAGAAAACCTAGAAGCATTCGCAAGCTTGAATGGCCCTGATTTTTACGGCATCGCTCGTAACACAGATACAGTCACGCTAGAAAAAGCAGCGTGGGATGTACCAGAAACGATGCCATTTGGCAGCGACATCGTTGTGCCAATCCGTGCAAATGAAAAAATTGAGTGGGAAGTGAAGTAA